A single region of the Anomaloglossus baeobatrachus isolate aAnoBae1 chromosome 2, aAnoBae1.hap1, whole genome shotgun sequence genome encodes:
- the TPT1 gene encoding translationally-controlled tumor protein, with the protein MIIYKDILTGDEMFSDIYTYKESADGLCIEVDGSMVIRYEGQIDEALIGGNASADCPDESTESSKISGVDVVLNHNLAETSFTKESYKQYIKDYMKAIKARLEESNPTRVKPFMTGAAGKIKDILGNFKNYQFFTGESMNPEGMVALLDYREDGSTPFMTFFKDGLEIEKC; encoded by the exons ATGATTATCTACAAGGATATTCTCACCG GAGATGAAATGTTCTCTGACATCTACACATACAAAGAAAGTGCTGATGGTCTGTGTATTGAGGTAGATGGATCG ATGGTCATCAGGTATGAAGGTCAGATCGATGAAGCCTTGATTGGCGGCAATGCGTCTGCAGATTGCCCGGACGAATCAACAGAATCATCTAAAATCAGTGGGGTTGATGTAGTATTAAACCACAATCTTGCGGAAACTTCCTTCACAAAGGAGTCGTACAAACAGTATATCAAAGACTATATGAAAGC CATCAAAGCCAGACTTGAGGAAAGTAATCCAACCAGAGTAAAGCCTTTTATGACTGGTGCTGCAGGAAAAATCAAAGACATCCTTGGAAACTTTAAAAATTATCAG TTTTTTACAGGAGAATCTATGAATCCAGAAGGCATGGTGGCTCTCCTAGATTACCGTGAGGATGGATCAACACCGTTTATGACCTTTTTCAAGGATGGGCTGGAAATTGAAAAATGT taA